A window of Streptomyces profundus genomic DNA:
GGTCCGCGTCCGCGTCGAACAGGGCGACCGTGACGGCCGGGGTGGCGGTGTCCATGGCGAGCAGCAGCACGCAGCAAGCGTACGGCTCCGCCGGGGGGCCGCCGACGCCTGGTAGCGTCGACGGGCGCGGAACCGCATCCGCGCGTCCGACCCGTCGCGAAGGCGGCGTCCGCATCGCGAAAGGCGGCAACGAACCGTGGCGCGCCACAGCTCAGGCTCAAGCTCCGGTGTCTTCGTCACCGCACTGACCGCCGCGGCGCTCGCCGTCGTCGGCTTCTTCGCGTACCAGGCGTCGGCCGCCGACAACTGGCCGCCCAGCACGCCCGCCGCGCCGCCCGCCGAGGAGACCGAGGGCGGCAGCGACAACGCGGACGGCGGCGCCGATGGCGGCGTCGTGGACGAACAGCCGGCGCTGCCGGCCGAGTCGGGCGAGGGCCGCCGCGTGGTGTACGCGCTGGAGCAGCGGCGCATCTGGCTGGTCGACGAGAGCGAGGACGGCACGGGCGAGGCCGTCACCAGGACGTACGAGGTCTTCCCCAGCTCCCAGAGCCCGGATCCCGGCAGCTATGCCATCACCTCCCGCTGGGAGCAGGGCACCGGCTCCGACGGGGTGGCGATCGAGCACTCGGTGATCTTCCACACGGCCGACGACGGAACGGTGTTCGGCTTCTCGGCGGCGGTCGACGGCTCCACGCCCAACCCCGAGGCCAGCCAGCGCACCGGCGCCGTCCGTCAGACGCGCGCCGACGGCGAGGTGATGTGGGAGTTCGCCACCGAGGGCTCCGTCGTCGTGGTGGTGCCCTGATCCGGGAAGCCGGGGCCGGTCAGCCGGCCAGGCCGGCCGCCAGGTCCACGCCCTGCCAACGGGGGCCGACGGCCCGGAAGGTGACCTCGCGGGGGTCTTCGGCGCCCTCGCCGGCGGGGGCCTGTGTCAGGGCGCGGTGGATCACCACGTGCAGCCGGTCGTCGGCCAGCTCCTCGACGCGGTCCTCGCCCCACTCCACCACCACCACCGACTCCGGCAGCGCCACGTCCAGGTCGAGGTCCGCCATCTCGTCCAGGCCGCCGCCGAGACGGTAGGCGTCCACATGGACCAGCGGCGGCCCCCCGGCGAGCGGGGGGTGCACCCTGGCGATCACGAAGGTGGGCGAGGTGACGGCGCCCCGCACCCCGAGCCCGGCGCCGAGGCCCCGGGCGAGTGTGGTCTTGCCGGCGCCCAACTCCCCGCTCAGCAGCACCAGATCACCGGCCCTCAGCAGGCCGGCCAGCCGCCGGCCAAGATCGGTCATCTCCTCCGGCGTCGGCACGGTGCGGCGCGTGGACGTCTCAGTCAGCTGGTGGCCCATGGGAGCCGATGCTACGCGCGAGCAGCTCGGCGAGGTGCGCGTTCACCAGCTCGGGAGCCTCAAGCGGCACCAGATGGCCGGCGCCCGGCAGCGTCACCGAGGTGGCGACCGGCAGCTCGGCGGCGATCCGCTCGCTGTGCGCGGGCGGCGTGATCTCGTCCAGGGAGCCGACCAGCACCAGCGTCGGCAGCTCCTCGGCGAGCGCGCGCAGCGTGGTCAGCGCGTCCCAGGTGGCGTGTTCGGCGAACGCCGGATAGAACTCGGCGACCACATCGATCGGCACCGACTCGATGAGCCGCTCGGCGAACCTGGCGACACCAGGGTCGACCTGGTCGGGATCGCCGAAGGAGTAGCGGCGGATCAGCCCGGCGTAGAGGTCGCCGACCGTGCGGCGCCCCCGTTCCACCAGCTCGGCCTGGGAGCCGAGGGCGCGCAGCACCCCGGGCAGCACCCGGCGAGCGGCGCGCACGGCGAGCGGCGGGAAGCCGTAGGTGACCTCGCCCAGATCGCCTGCCGAGGTGCTCAGCAGGGCGACGCCGGCGACCCGGCGGGCGACCAGGTCGGGGAAGCGCTGCACCAACGCCAGCACCGTCATGCCGCCCATCGAGTGCCCGACGAGCACGATCGGCCCCTCGGGCGCGGCGGCGTCCAGCACCGCGCGCAGATCGCGGCCCAACTGGTCGATGGGCAACGGCTCCCCGCGCTCCCGTTGCGCGCGCCCGGGCGCGGAACGCCCGTGCCCGCGCTGGTCCCAGTAGACGGCGCGCACCCGGCCGCGCAGCGCGGCGCGTTGGAAGTGCCACACGTCCTGGCTGAGGCAGTAGCCGTGGCAGAACACCACGGTCGGTGCCCCCGTCCGACCGACGTCGGCTATCTCGTCCGTCTCGTAGTGCAGCGGGGTGCCGTCGTCGGCGATCGCCGTGCCCGGGGTGCCGCGCAGGCCGCCGAACGGGCCGGCCGCGTCCAGCGCCTGCCGGGCCTGGCGGCGCACCGAACGGCTGACGGTGAGCCGTTCCACGGCGACCGTGGTGGCCACGGCGCCCAGCGCGACGCCGGCTATCCCGACCCGCCTCGCCCAACCGTTCACCTGGCGCTCACCCCGCCGGCTCCCCCGGCGCCGGCTCGACCCCGTGGTAGACGCGGGGGACGCGCGGCCCGATCCGGGTGACGATCTCGTAGCCGATGGTGCCCACGGCGCGCGCCCAGTCCTCCGCCGTCGGCTCGCCCCGGTCGCCCGGGCCGAAGAGCAGCGCCTCGTCGCCGACCCGCGCGGTGTCCCCGCCGAGGTCCACCACGAACTGGTCCATCGCGACCCGCCCCGCCACCGTGCGCCACTTCCCGGCGACCAGCACGGGGCCGCTGCCCGACGCGTGCCGGGGGACGCCGTCCGCGTAGCCGGCCGGCACCAGCGCCAGGGTGGTCGGGCCAGGGGTGGTGTAGTGGTGGCCGTAGCTGACGCCGTGCCCGCCCGGCACCCGCTTGACGGCGGCCAGCGCGGCGCGCAGCGTCATCACCGGGCGCAGGCCGAAGTCCTCGGGGGTGCCGACCTCGGCGGACGGCGAGAGGCCGTAGATCGAGACGCCGGTCCGCACCAGGTCGTAGTGCGCGTCCGGCAGGGTCAACGTGCCGGGCGAGTTCGCCAGATGGCGCACCTCGGGGCGGAGCCCGGCCCGCTCGGCGGTGGCCAACGCCTCGGCGAACACGGTCTGTTGGGCTTTGATCGACGGATGCCCCGGCTCGTCGGCGCAGGCCAGGTGCGACCAGAGCCCGGTGACGCTGACCTCGCCCGACGCCTCGGCGGCGCGCGCAGCGGCGACCAGCGCCGGCCAGTCGGCCGGCGGGGCGCCGTTGCGGCCGAGACCGGTGTCCGCCTTGAGCTGCACCCTGGCCGGCCGGCCGGCCGCGCGGGCGGCCTCGACGGCGGCTTCCAGCGCCCAGAGGCCGCTGACGGAGACGTCGATATCGGCCTCGACCGCCTGCCGCCAGGGCCCTTCGGGCGTCCACAGCCAGCACAGCACCCGGCCCCGGTCGCCGGCCGCGCGCAGCGCGAGCGCCTCCGCCGGCGTCGCCGTGCCCAGCCAACCGGCGCCGGCGGCGCGGGCGGCGCGGGCGCACGGCACCATGCCGTGGCCATAGCCGTCGGCCTTGACCACGGCCATCAGTTCGGCGCCGCCGGTCAGCCGGCCGCGCAGCGCGCGCACGTTGGAACGCAGGGCGGCCAGGTCGATGTCCGCGCGGAGCGCGGCACTCCGAGCCGGCGCTGCGGGCCCCGCGGGCGCGGTGGGTGCGTCGTCGTTCATCGCCCACCAGTGTCGCAGGAGCCCGCCGCGCGCGGGGACCCCTCCCGCTGGTGCGGGGCCGTGCCGGCGCGGTGCGCGGGGGCCAGACTGGGTCCCATGAGGACTGCTTACCGAGCCGAGACCGTGCGCGACGCCGAACACGCCCTGCTGGCGCGGCTCCCCGAAGGCACGTTGATGGACCGGGCCGCCGCCGGTCTCGCCGCCGTCTGCGCCGGGCTGCTCAGGGCCGGTGGGCGGCGCGCCGCCCACCGGGTGGTGCTGCTGGTCGGCAGCGGCGACAACGGGGGCGACGCGCTCTATGCCGGCGCCCGGCTGACCCGGCGCGGCGTCGGCGTGACGGCGCTGCTGCTGACCCCCGACCGGGCGCATCGGGGCGGTCTTGCCGCGCTGCGCGCCGCCGGCGGGCGGAGCCTTGAGGTCGCGGACGCGGCCGACGCGGAGCTGACCGCGCTGCTGGGGCGGGCCTCGCTGGTGGTGGACGGGATCGTCGGCATCGGCGGCAGGGGCGGACTGCGGCCGGCCGCCGCCGAGTTGGCGCGGCTGGTGGCCGGGAGCGGGGCGCCGGTGGTCGCCGTGGACCTGCCCAGCGGGGTGAACGCCGACACGGGCGAGGTGACGGGCCCCGCCGTGCGCGCCACCACGACGGTCACCTTCGGCACCCACAAGCCGGGGCTGCTGATCGACCCGGCGCGCGACCACGCCGGCGAGGTGCTGCTGGTGGACATCGGCCTCGGGCCGCTGCTGCCGGCCGAGCCCGAGGTGGCGGCGCTGACCGCGGCGGAGGTCGCCGCGCTGCTGCCCCGCCCCACGGGGGAGAGCGACAAGTACCGGCGCGGCGTGCTCGGCGTCGCCGCCGGCTCGGCCCGCTACCCGGGCGCCGCGGTGCTCACCGTCGGCGGCGCGCTGCACGGCGGCGTCGGCGCCGTCCGGTACGCGGGGCCCGCCTGCGACGCGGTGATCGCCCGCTACCCGGAGGCGCTGGTCACCTCGGGCACGCCGGCCGAGGCGGGCCGGGTGCAGGCGTGGGCGGTGGGCCCCGGGCTCGGCGACCGCCCTGACGCGGCGCGGGTGCTGGACGAGGCGCTGGCCGCCGATGTGCCGCTGTTGCTGGACGCCGACGCGCTGCACGGCCTGGACGAGGCCAGGGTCCGCGCCCGCTCGGCGCCGACCCTGCTCACCCCGCACGCGGGCGAGGCGGCGGCGCTGCTCGGCCGCGACCGAGCCCGGGTGGAGAGCCAACGATTGGCCTCCGTCCGGGAGTTGGCGGAGCGCTTCGGGGCTACCGCGCTGCTGAAGGGCTCCACCACGGTGATCGCCGGCCCCGCCGGCGGCCCGGTGCTGGTCAACGACACCGGCACCCCCTGGCTGGCGACCGCCGGCAGCGGGGACGTCCTCTCGGGCCTGGCCGGCGGGCTGTTGGCCGCCGGCCTCCCGGCCAGGGAGGCGGCGGCGGTGGCCGCCCACCTCCACGGCCGCGCCGGCCGCCGGGCCCCCCTCCCCCCGACGGCCTCCACCCTCACGGAGAGCCTCCCCACGGTCTGGCGCGAGCTGCTGGACGACCGCCGAGACGGTTGAGCCGCGGTGCGCTTGCCGCGCGATGCGCTTGCCACGCGGGCTTGGCGGCGGCAGGTGGCCACGGGACGAGGACCGGCTCGGCAACGGTGCGCTCGCCACGCAGTGCGCTCGCCGCGCGGGCTTGGCAGCGAGGCCAGCAGTGCGCTCGCCACGCGATGCGCTTGCCACGCGGGCTTGGCGGCGGAGCCGGCGGTGCGCTCGCCACGCGATGCGCTTGCCGCGCGGGCTTGGCGGCGGCAGGTGGCCACGGGACGAGGACCGGCTCGGCAGCCGTGCGCTCGCCACGCGATGCGCTCGCCACGCGGGCTGAGCGGCGGCAGGTGGCCACGGGACGAGGACCGGCTCGGCAGCCGTGCGCTCGCCACACGGTGCGCTTGCCGCGCGGGCTGAGCGGCGGAGCCAGCGGCAGCAAGGGCGAGCAGGCCCGACAACACCGGCGCACGGCCCACGCAGGAGCGGTCACCACGCCGCGTGCCCTGCCGGCCGAGCGAAGCGCCGCCCGCGCGGGGCGGGCGGCCGACTACCTGAACCGGCCGCCGAAGCGGCCCAACCCAACCGCCCCGCACGACGGACACCCGGCCCGCCCGCCGAGCGAAGCGCTGCCCACGCGGGCAAGCGAGGCGCGGGGCGGACGGCCGACCATCTGAAGCGGTCCAACCCCGCCACCCGTGCGGGGCCGGCAACGGCAGGTGGCCGGCGGCGCGCTTGACGCATGAGCCGTCAACCATCGAGCGCACAGACCCGACAGCGCGCGCCACACCGGCCGGACAACAGCAAGTAGCCGCCCCCGGAGCCAACGACACCAAGGCCGCAGGCCCGCGCAGGAGCGGTCACCACGCCGCGTGCCCTGCCGGCCGGGCGAAGCGCCGCCCGCGCGGGGCGGGCGGCCGACTACCTGAACCGGCCGCCGAAGCGGCCCAACCCAACCGCCCCGCACGACGGACACCCGGCCCGCCCGCCGAGCGAAGCGCTGCCCACGCGGGCAAGCGAGGCGCCGCCCGCCCGAACCGGCCCGACGCCACCGCCCGCGCGGCGGCGGGTGGGTGGCCTAGCCGGCCGCGGGCCGACCGGTTTCGCCCTCGGCGATCACCACGGCCGAGGCGATCCCCGCGTCGTGGCTGAGCGAGATGTGCCAGCCGGTGACGCCCAGCGCCTCGGCGCGGGCCGCGACC
This region includes:
- the tsaE gene encoding tRNA (adenosine(37)-N6)-threonylcarbamoyltransferase complex ATPase subunit type 1 TsaE yields the protein MGHQLTETSTRRTVPTPEEMTDLGRRLAGLLRAGDLVLLSGELGAGKTTLARGLGAGLGVRGAVTSPTFVIARVHPPLAGGPPLVHVDAYRLGGGLDEMADLDLDVALPESVVVVEWGEDRVEELADDRLHVVIHRALTQAPAGEGAEDPREVTFRAVGPRWQGVDLAAGLAG
- a CDS encoding alpha/beta fold hydrolase translates to MNGWARRVGIAGVALGAVATTVAVERLTVSRSVRRQARQALDAAGPFGGLRGTPGTAIADDGTPLHYETDEIADVGRTGAPTVVFCHGYCLSQDVWHFQRAALRGRVRAVYWDQRGHGRSAPGRAQRERGEPLPIDQLGRDLRAVLDAAAPEGPIVLVGHSMGGMTVLALVQRFPDLVARRVAGVALLSTSAGDLGEVTYGFPPLAVRAARRVLPGVLRALGSQAELVERGRRTVGDLYAGLIRRYSFGDPDQVDPGVARFAERLIESVPIDVVAEFYPAFAEHATWDALTTLRALAEELPTLVLVGSLDEITPPAHSERIAAELPVATSVTLPGAGHLVPLEAPELVNAHLAELLARSIGSHGPPAD
- the alr gene encoding alanine racemase, translating into MNDDAPTAPAGPAAPARSAALRADIDLAALRSNVRALRGRLTGGAELMAVVKADGYGHGMVPCARAARAAGAGWLGTATPAEALALRAAGDRGRVLCWLWTPEGPWRQAVEADIDVSVSGLWALEAAVEAARAAGRPARVQLKADTGLGRNGAPPADWPALVAAARAAEASGEVSVTGLWSHLACADEPGHPSIKAQQTVFAEALATAERAGLRPEVRHLANSPGTLTLPDAHYDLVRTGVSIYGLSPSAEVGTPEDFGLRPVMTLRAALAAVKRVPGGHGVSYGHHYTTPGPTTLALVPAGYADGVPRHASGSGPVLVAGKWRTVAGRVAMDQFVVDLGGDTARVGDEALLFGPGDRGEPTAEDWARAVGTIGYEIVTRIGPRVPRVYHGVEPAPGEPAG
- a CDS encoding NAD(P)H-hydrate dehydratase; the protein is MRTAYRAETVRDAEHALLARLPEGTLMDRAAAGLAAVCAGLLRAGGRRAAHRVVLLVGSGDNGGDALYAGARLTRRGVGVTALLLTPDRAHRGGLAALRAAGGRSLEVADAADAELTALLGRASLVVDGIVGIGGRGGLRPAAAELARLVAGSGAPVVAVDLPSGVNADTGEVTGPAVRATTTVTFGTHKPGLLIDPARDHAGEVLLVDIGLGPLLPAEPEVAALTAAEVAALLPRPTGESDKYRRGVLGVAAGSARYPGAAVLTVGGALHGGVGAVRYAGPACDAVIARYPEALVTSGTPAEAGRVQAWAVGPGLGDRPDAARVLDEALAADVPLLLDADALHGLDEARVRARSAPTLLTPHAGEAAALLGRDRARVESQRLASVRELAERFGATALLKGSTTVIAGPAGGPVLVNDTGTPWLATAGSGDVLSGLAGGLLAAGLPAREAAAVAAHLHGRAGRRAPLPPTASTLTESLPTVWRELLDDRRDG